The proteins below come from a single Angustibacter sp. Root456 genomic window:
- a CDS encoding DUF6326 family protein, producing MPAPTAYEDYRINARIKISALWTSVLFVFGYVDLFSSFRGDVRADIEAGRMFAFTIGPGFLLGATVYVLVPSLMVFLSLVLRPRVARTTNVVVAVLYAVTIVGGTIGEWGYYVLGSVAEAAALAAVVYYAWTWPKVAGPAGALTTHAGSTARAHAAPAVRGKP from the coding sequence ATGCCCGCCCCGACCGCTTACGAGGACTACCGGATCAACGCACGCATCAAGATCTCCGCGCTCTGGACGTCCGTACTGTTCGTCTTCGGCTACGTCGACCTGTTCAGCTCGTTCCGGGGTGACGTACGGGCCGACATCGAGGCCGGCCGGATGTTCGCCTTCACCATCGGACCAGGCTTCCTGCTCGGGGCGACGGTCTACGTCCTCGTCCCCAGTCTCATGGTGTTCCTCAGCCTCGTGCTGAGACCGCGGGTCGCCCGGACGACCAACGTCGTCGTCGCCGTCCTCTACGCCGTCACGATCGTCGGCGGCACCATCGGCGAGTGGGGGTACTACGTCCTCGGCAGCGTCGCGGAGGCCGCTGCGTTGGCAGCCGTCGTCTACTACGCGTGGACCTGGCCCAAGGTGGCTGGCCCCGCCGGCGCTCTCACCACCCACGCGGGATCAACCGCCCGGGCGCACGCGGCGCCCGCAGTGCGCGGCAAGCCATGA
- a CDS encoding molybdopterin-binding protein has product MPLYRIREAAELLGVSDDTLRRWVEAGRVSADADAAGRQVIEGTDLARLAAEVADAGQRPTPRPVLSESARNRFVGLVTRVVRDTVMAQVEIHSGPHRLVSLMSREAADELGLEPGVLAIASVKSTHVVVEKPEQP; this is encoded by the coding sequence ATGCCGCTGTATCGGATCCGCGAGGCCGCCGAGCTGCTCGGCGTCAGCGACGACACGCTGCGCCGGTGGGTCGAGGCTGGCCGGGTCAGCGCGGACGCCGACGCCGCCGGCCGCCAAGTCATCGAGGGCACCGACCTGGCCCGCCTCGCCGCCGAGGTCGCGGACGCCGGCCAGCGCCCCACGCCACGCCCGGTGCTGTCGGAGTCGGCCCGCAATCGCTTCGTCGGCCTGGTGACGCGAGTCGTCCGCGACACCGTCATGGCGCAGGTCGAGATCCACAGCGGTCCGCACCGGCTGGTCTCGCTGATGAGCCGCGAGGCCGCCGACGAGCTCGGGCTGGAGCCCGGCGTCCTCGCGATCGCCTCGGTGAAGTCGACGCACGTCGTGGTCGAGAAGCCCGAGCAGCCGTGA
- the modA gene encoding molybdate ABC transporter substrate-binding protein, producing MRRWAAAVALASVVLGLSGCGQAPAGRSSSEGPATGTVTVLAAASLTEAFTTLAHDFERQHPGTKVVLSFGPSSGLAQQVVQGAPADVFASASATTMRQVVDAAAASTPHDFARNVLEIAVPPANPAGVSGLSDLANAGVKVALCQPQVPCGVVAGEVLRKAGVAVQPVTQEADVKAVLSKVALGEVDAGLVYATDVRAAGATVRGVEIPERLNASTTYPIAALAAAPNPAGARAFVDLVLSDAGRAALADAGFQGP from the coding sequence GTGAGGCGGTGGGCGGCGGCCGTGGCGCTCGCGAGCGTCGTCCTGGGGCTGAGTGGGTGCGGCCAGGCACCAGCCGGCCGCTCGTCGTCCGAGGGGCCGGCCACCGGCACCGTCACGGTGCTCGCCGCCGCCTCGCTCACCGAGGCGTTCACGACGCTCGCTCACGACTTCGAGCGCCAGCACCCCGGCACGAAGGTCGTGCTGAGCTTCGGCCCGAGCTCGGGGCTGGCCCAGCAGGTGGTGCAGGGTGCACCCGCCGACGTCTTCGCCTCCGCCAGTGCGACGACCATGCGGCAGGTGGTCGACGCCGCAGCCGCCAGCACGCCCCACGACTTCGCCCGCAACGTCCTCGAGATCGCGGTGCCGCCCGCGAACCCGGCCGGCGTCTCGGGCCTCTCCGACCTCGCGAACGCCGGTGTCAAGGTCGCGCTCTGCCAGCCGCAGGTGCCCTGCGGGGTGGTGGCGGGCGAGGTGTTGCGCAAGGCCGGCGTCGCCGTGCAGCCGGTGACCCAGGAGGCCGACGTCAAGGCGGTGCTGTCGAAGGTCGCTCTCGGTGAGGTCGACGCCGGGCTCGTGTACGCCACGGACGTCCGCGCTGCCGGCGCGACGGTGCGGGGCGTCGAGATCCCCGAGCGCCTCAACGCCTCGACGACCTACCCGATCGCCGCCCTCGCCGCCGCACCCAACCCGGCGGGGGCCCGCGCCTTCGTCGACCTGGTGCTGTCGGACGCCGGACGCGCCGCGCTCGCCGACGCCGGTTTCCAGGGGCCCTGA
- a CDS encoding ABC transporter permease, translating to MSTARRTSRAPLALVVPAVVAVAFLVLPIAALVVRMPWRRLPDLLTSAEVLQALRLSLVTSATATVVCLVLGVPLAWVLARVRVRGMAVLRALVTVPLVLPPVVGGVALLMALGRRGLVGRWLDQWFGLTLPFTPAAVVLAEAFVAMPFLVLTLEGALRSSDRGLEEAAATLGASRLAVFWRVTLPAVVPSVVAGAVLSWARALGEFGATITFAGNFPGRTQTMPLAVYLALQTEPDAALALSLVLLVVSLALLVLLRDRWLRGSVVS from the coding sequence ATGAGCACAGCGCGTCGCACGAGCCGGGCGCCACTAGCGCTGGTGGTGCCTGCGGTGGTCGCCGTCGCCTTCCTGGTGCTGCCCATCGCGGCGCTGGTGGTCCGGATGCCTTGGCGCCGGTTGCCGGACCTGCTCACCAGCGCCGAGGTGCTCCAGGCGTTGCGGCTCTCGCTCGTCACGTCGGCGACGGCCACGGTCGTGTGCCTGGTGCTCGGCGTGCCGCTGGCCTGGGTGCTCGCCCGGGTCCGGGTGCGGGGCATGGCGGTGCTGCGCGCGCTGGTCACCGTGCCCCTCGTGCTGCCGCCGGTGGTCGGGGGCGTGGCGCTGCTCATGGCGCTGGGGCGGCGCGGCCTCGTCGGCCGGTGGCTCGACCAGTGGTTCGGCCTCACCCTGCCGTTCACCCCGGCGGCCGTGGTGCTGGCCGAGGCGTTCGTGGCCATGCCGTTCCTCGTCCTGACGCTCGAGGGCGCCCTGCGCTCGTCCGACCGCGGCCTGGAGGAGGCCGCGGCCACGCTCGGGGCGTCGCGGCTCGCGGTGTTCTGGCGCGTCACCCTGCCGGCGGTGGTGCCGTCCGTCGTGGCCGGCGCCGTGCTCAGCTGGGCGCGCGCGCTGGGTGAGTTCGGCGCCACGATCACGTTCGCCGGCAACTTCCCCGGCCGCACGCAGACCATGCCGCTGGCCGTCTACCTCGCGCTGCAGACCGAGCCCGACGCCGCCCTCGCGCTGTCGCTGGTGCTGCTCGTGGTGTCGCTGGCGCTGCTCGTGCTGCTGCGCGACCGCTGGTTGCGCGGGTCGGTGGTGTCGTGA